In one Methylocaldum szegediense genomic region, the following are encoded:
- a CDS encoding DUF6494 family protein — protein MNDDTFNMDVRKFLKRVGVTSQREIELAVHDALQAGKLAGNEKFAAKMMLEVPGLNIRHVIEGEIALE, from the coding sequence ATGAACGACGATACCTTCAATATGGATGTCCGCAAGTTTCTGAAAAGAGTCGGCGTCACTTCGCAACGGGAAATCGAGCTGGCTGTCCACGATGCATTGCAAGCCGGCAAGCTGGCCGGAAACGAAAAATTTGCCGCAAAAATGATGTTGGAAGTACCGGGGCTGAACATCCGCCACGTCATAGAAGGCGAAATCGCTCTGGAGTAG
- a CDS encoding NnrU family protein, with protein MIQLTFAAAFFVGIHFLIAGTRWRDRLITRYGERIYRGGFSILSLAGLVWLIYAYRQAPYIETWGQLQWFKPIAAFLMLIAFILAVAGVTTPNPTAVDGEPLLYEAEPAQGMLRITRHPFLWGIALWAAVHLIANGDAAALVLFGSFLILTLGGTRSIDTKRQRQFGDRWAKFAAATSNIPFYAILERRNRLEWAEIGWWRIALALVLYFALMHFHSSLFGVSPLF; from the coding sequence ATGATCCAGCTTACGTTTGCAGCTGCGTTTTTCGTCGGCATTCATTTCCTGATCGCCGGCACCCGATGGCGGGACCGGCTGATCACGAGATACGGCGAACGCATCTACCGCGGCGGTTTTTCGATCCTTTCGCTGGCAGGTCTCGTTTGGTTGATCTATGCCTATCGTCAGGCACCTTACATCGAGACCTGGGGACAACTCCAATGGTTCAAGCCGATCGCTGCGTTTCTGATGCTCATCGCATTCATCCTGGCTGTAGCCGGCGTAACGACACCCAATCCAACTGCGGTCGACGGCGAGCCTCTGCTCTATGAAGCCGAACCGGCGCAAGGTATGCTACGGATCACCCGGCATCCCTTCCTGTGGGGAATCGCCCTCTGGGCTGCCGTGCATCTGATCGCCAACGGCGATGCCGCGGCGCTCGTACTGTTCGGGTCCTTTCTTATCTTGACCTTGGGTGGAACCCGTTCGATAGACACCAAGCGTCAAAGGCAATTCGGGGATCGATGGGCGAAATTCGCGGCGGCGACGTCCAACATTCCGTTTTACGCTATCCTGGAGAGGCGCAACCGACTTGAATGGGCTGAAATCGGCTGGTGGCGCATTGCACTGGCCCTGGTACTCTACTTCGCACTAATGCACTTCCATAGCTCACTGTTTGGAGTTTCGCCGCTCTTCTGA
- a CDS encoding EAL and HDOD domain-containing protein: MFDGLIGRVPIYTGTFDVFGYELSVCSGEALSTGTKDSEDQWAETVRQAGQTVDLKDLVGDGRAMLRVPFAFLSVCERLAWPKSQMVVAVSGDVLNDNTAQQAVARLAEEGFTIALHNPSCDLAELRHTAGFASICSLDARRLNDFKARWTANPGRALRLLVRDVETPDQYDRFCKLGFDYYEGVFFERPRPIHSSDIPGNRLAVLELLGRLHDPNAEIADAEAIITRDLTLSYKLLRLVNSAFFGVTKRVDSIRRAVTFLGLQRVKNWASVILVNSVDYRPRELLITAMVRARACELLAEQLKRPDTERYYIAGLFSLLDAIMDVPIGNILRHLNLDDSINEALLRGSGPIGEILRAVIAFERAESGQIHGCGFEPGVPARVYLESIRWATSARRILETA; encoded by the coding sequence ATGTTTGACGGGTTGATTGGTCGTGTGCCCATTTACACGGGCACTTTTGATGTTTTTGGCTATGAGCTCAGCGTTTGCAGCGGCGAAGCACTCAGCACCGGAACCAAGGACAGCGAAGACCAATGGGCCGAGACAGTGCGGCAGGCGGGTCAGACAGTGGACTTGAAAGATCTGGTCGGTGACGGCCGCGCCATGCTTCGAGTTCCATTTGCTTTTCTGAGCGTGTGCGAACGATTGGCATGGCCGAAATCTCAGATGGTTGTGGCGGTATCGGGAGACGTCCTGAATGACAACACGGCCCAGCAAGCAGTGGCCAGGCTGGCGGAGGAGGGGTTTACCATCGCGCTCCACAATCCGTCCTGCGATCTAGCGGAGCTTCGGCACACGGCCGGTTTCGCGTCGATTTGCTCTCTGGATGCCCGCAGGCTGAACGATTTCAAGGCGCGTTGGACGGCGAATCCCGGTCGGGCACTGCGCCTTCTGGTGCGCGATGTGGAGACACCGGACCAGTACGATCGTTTTTGCAAGCTGGGTTTCGATTACTACGAAGGTGTGTTCTTCGAACGCCCCAGACCGATACACAGCAGCGACATACCGGGAAATCGCCTGGCCGTGCTCGAATTGCTGGGTCGGCTCCACGATCCGAATGCTGAAATCGCCGACGCCGAGGCGATCATTACGCGTGACCTGACCTTAAGTTATAAGCTTCTCCGCTTGGTCAATTCTGCATTTTTCGGCGTTACGAAACGTGTTGATTCGATCCGGCGGGCGGTGACTTTCCTAGGCTTGCAACGGGTCAAGAATTGGGCGTCCGTAATCCTGGTCAATTCCGTCGACTATCGGCCGCGTGAATTGCTGATCACGGCAATGGTGCGGGCGCGCGCCTGTGAGCTATTGGCGGAACAGCTGAAACGGCCCGATACCGAGCGGTATTACATCGCGGGGCTGTTTTCGTTGCTGGACGCGATCATGGATGTTCCTATCGGGAACATCTTGCGACACCTGAATCTCGACGACAGCATCAATGAAGCGCTGCTGCGCGGCAGTGGTCCGATCGGGGAGATTCTCCGCGCTGTAATCGCGTTCGAACGTGCCGAATCGGGTCAAATCCACGGCTGCGGGTTCGAACCGGGTGTGCCAGCCCGGGTTTACCTGGAATCGATTCGCTGGGCGACGAGCGCTCGAAGAATTCTGGAAACCGCTTGA
- a CDS encoding 2-oxoglutarate dehydrogenase E1 component, which produces MNKLLQLLREASAFSEDNIGFLEDLYEKFLRDPESVDESWREQFRSIQYELAKAEPYAEKVIGKSEAEDLLRKQSAVDRLICQYRTRGHQAADNNPLKLSPPPGLRDLDPAYYGLGEEELDRLFYIDILRSSERLPLREILSMLRETYCGPVGAEYMHIVDSDIKQWIQKRLESTRARGNFDADEKRWILRLLTAAEGIEKYLHRKYVGQKRFSLEGAETLIPLLDELIQRAGEKGSKEIVMGMAHRGRLNVLINILGKKPSSLFQEFEGIYPNSPPYASAGDVKYHMGFSSDIETPGGTVHLALAFNPSHLEIIDPVVEGSVRARQDRRQHEDGEKAVLPVLIHGDAAFAGQGVVMETLNMSETRAYTTGGTIHIVINNQIGFTTSNPFDARSTLYCTDVANMIQAPVFHVNGDDPEAVLYVTRLALDYRMKFKRDVVIDLICYRRHGHNEADEPAVTQPLMYRFIRNHPTVRKLYADRLIAEGVVTPDEVQRMEEDYQNGLKKDETFLRPVVHDAMNYAKTRWNHYIGTEWTQPCETGIDPKRIQDLSQRLIEIPPGFALHPRAAAIMESRRKMAAGEIPLDWGYAETLAYASLLTEGYSVRLTGQDVGRGTFFHRHAILYDQNTGDTYIPLQNLSSTQARFYIYDSLLSEEGVLGFEYGYSSSEPETLVIWEAQFGDFANNAQVVIDQFITSGETKWGRLSGLTMFLPHGYEGQGPEHSSARIERYLQLCAEQNIQVCVPTTPAQIFHLLRRQMLRHYRKPLIIMTPKSLLRHKLATSRLDELSTGSFRNIIGEIDAHDPAKITRVVLCTGKVFYDLLETRRKEGLHHVAIIRIEQLYPFPYDTFMQELAAYPQMKELIWCQEEPENQGAWHQIKHRFLSLLEKDIILSYAGRPMSAAPAVGQFHRHLEQQKKVVEDALFGTVPRQEPLGIVHAHRSHRA; this is translated from the coding sequence ATGAATAAACTCTTACAACTTCTCAGAGAAGCATCGGCTTTTAGCGAGGACAATATCGGTTTTCTCGAGGATCTCTACGAGAAATTCCTGCGGGATCCCGAGTCTGTCGATGAAAGCTGGCGCGAACAGTTCCGGTCGATCCAATACGAATTGGCAAAGGCGGAGCCCTACGCCGAAAAGGTCATCGGGAAATCCGAAGCAGAAGACTTGCTGCGCAAGCAATCCGCGGTCGACCGGCTGATTTGCCAATACCGCACCCGCGGCCACCAGGCGGCCGACAACAATCCGTTGAAGCTGTCGCCCCCGCCGGGCCTGAGAGATTTAGATCCGGCCTATTACGGTCTGGGCGAAGAGGAATTGGACCGACTGTTCTACATCGACATTCTACGAAGTTCGGAACGGCTGCCTTTGCGCGAAATCCTGTCGATGCTCCGGGAGACCTATTGCGGCCCGGTCGGTGCCGAGTACATGCACATCGTCGACAGCGATATCAAACAATGGATTCAAAAGCGGTTGGAAAGCACACGTGCACGCGGAAACTTCGATGCCGACGAAAAGCGATGGATCCTGAGGCTTCTTACCGCCGCCGAAGGAATCGAAAAATACCTGCACCGCAAATACGTGGGACAGAAGCGATTTTCGCTCGAAGGGGCGGAAACTCTGATCCCGCTGTTAGATGAACTGATCCAACGGGCCGGCGAAAAAGGTTCCAAGGAAATCGTGATGGGCATGGCCCACCGCGGCCGCCTGAACGTACTCATCAACATCCTAGGAAAAAAACCCAGCTCGCTGTTTCAGGAATTCGAGGGGATCTATCCGAACTCGCCCCCGTATGCCAGTGCAGGCGACGTGAAATATCACATGGGCTTCTCGTCGGACATCGAAACCCCGGGCGGCACGGTGCATCTTGCTCTCGCCTTCAACCCCTCACACCTCGAAATCATCGATCCGGTGGTGGAAGGCTCGGTACGCGCGCGCCAGGATAGGCGCCAGCACGAAGACGGCGAGAAGGCGGTGCTTCCGGTGCTGATCCACGGCGATGCCGCGTTCGCGGGGCAAGGCGTCGTCATGGAGACGCTCAATATGTCCGAAACCCGAGCATATACGACGGGCGGAACCATACATATCGTCATCAACAATCAGATCGGCTTCACTACCAGCAATCCGTTCGATGCCCGATCTACGCTGTACTGCACCGATGTCGCTAACATGATCCAGGCCCCGGTGTTCCACGTAAACGGCGACGATCCAGAAGCGGTGCTCTACGTCACACGGCTCGCGCTCGATTATCGGATGAAATTCAAGCGGGACGTGGTGATCGACCTGATCTGTTACCGGCGCCACGGCCATAACGAGGCGGACGAACCGGCTGTCACCCAACCTTTGATGTACCGTTTCATCCGTAACCATCCGACGGTACGGAAGCTGTACGCCGATCGCCTGATTGCCGAAGGGGTGGTGACTCCAGATGAAGTCCAACGCATGGAAGAGGATTACCAGAACGGCCTTAAGAAAGACGAAACCTTCCTGCGGCCGGTCGTTCACGACGCCATGAATTATGCCAAGACCCGCTGGAATCATTATATCGGCACCGAGTGGACCCAGCCCTGCGAGACGGGTATAGACCCGAAAAGGATTCAAGATCTCTCCCAGCGTCTGATCGAAATCCCGCCGGGGTTCGCCCTTCATCCACGCGCGGCCGCGATCATGGAGAGCCGGCGAAAAATGGCAGCGGGGGAGATCCCGCTGGACTGGGGTTATGCCGAAACCTTGGCCTATGCCTCATTGTTGACGGAAGGGTACAGCGTACGTTTGACTGGCCAGGACGTGGGGCGCGGCACGTTTTTCCATCGTCACGCGATCTTGTACGATCAAAATACTGGTGATACCTACATTCCACTTCAGAACCTCAGCAGCACACAGGCTCGTTTTTACATCTACGACTCTCTGCTGTCCGAGGAAGGCGTACTCGGGTTCGAATACGGCTACAGCAGTTCCGAGCCCGAAACCTTGGTCATTTGGGAAGCCCAGTTCGGCGACTTCGCTAACAATGCCCAAGTCGTGATCGATCAGTTCATCACATCCGGCGAAACCAAATGGGGAAGGCTCAGCGGACTGACCATGTTTCTGCCTCATGGCTACGAAGGCCAAGGCCCCGAACATTCGTCAGCCCGGATCGAGCGCTATCTGCAACTGTGCGCCGAGCAGAACATTCAAGTCTGCGTACCGACAACGCCGGCCCAAATCTTTCATCTCTTGCGCCGGCAGATGCTTAGGCACTATCGCAAGCCGCTGATCATCATGACACCCAAGAGTTTGTTGCGGCACAAGCTGGCAACTTCTCGGCTGGACGAATTATCAACCGGCAGTTTCCGAAACATCATCGGCGAGATCGATGCCCATGACCCCGCTAAGATCACACGCGTCGTTCTCTGCACCGGCAAAGTGTTCTATGACCTCTTGGAAACGCGGCGTAAGGAAGGTCTCCATCATGTCGCGATTATCCGTATCGAGCAGCTCTATCCCTTCCCTTACGACACTTTTATGCAAGAGCTGGCAGCCTATCCGCAAATGAAGGAATTGATCTGGTGTCAGGAAGAACCGGAAAATCAGGGCGCCTGGCACCAGATCAAGCACCGCTTCCTGAGTCTTCTGGAAAAGGACATCATCCTCAGCTATGCTGGGCGTCCAATGTCGGCGGCCCCTGCAGTGGGCCAATTCCACCGGCATTTGGAACAGCAAAAGAAAGTCGTCGAAGACGCATTGTTTGGAACCGTGCCCCGTCAAGAGCCTTTAGGAATCGTTCATGCGCATCGAAGTCACCGTGCCTAA
- the odhB gene encoding 2-oxoglutarate dehydrogenase complex dihydrolipoyllysine-residue succinyltransferase has product MRIEVTVPNLPESVTDATLLDWHKKPGDTVQKDETLVDLETEKVILEVPVPDNGVLQEVHHAKGDVVASGDLLAVIETEVRPAVAETAAPPKKPEPAAVPEAAPRPATFAQPMGPSVRRLILEHNLDPTQIKGTGREGRLTKQDVLDYLESRKRKALEETAPAPKPEPEPAAKEKPSAPAPEGRGERRVPMSRLRARIAERMIEAQHTTATLTTFNEVNMQKIFDLRNEHRARFEQRYKIKLGLMSFFVKAVVEGLRRFPIINASVDGNDIVYHDYYDIGIAVSTDRGLVVPILRDADRLDFAEIEKAIVDFSQRARDGKLSFEELSGGTFTITNGGIFGSMLSTPILNPPQSAILGMHAIKERPVVENGQIVIRPMIYLALSYDHRIIDGREAVTFLFTLKELLEDPVRLFLKI; this is encoded by the coding sequence ATGCGCATCGAAGTCACCGTGCCTAACCTGCCCGAGTCCGTTACCGACGCGACCCTGCTCGACTGGCATAAGAAGCCAGGCGACACGGTGCAGAAGGACGAGACACTCGTCGACTTGGAAACCGAGAAGGTCATCCTCGAAGTACCCGTGCCGGATAATGGCGTATTGCAGGAAGTTCACCACGCCAAAGGGGACGTGGTTGCAAGCGGCGACCTCCTCGCAGTGATCGAAACCGAGGTCCGTCCCGCGGTCGCCGAGACCGCAGCGCCTCCGAAAAAGCCGGAACCAGCGGCCGTACCCGAAGCGGCTCCCAGGCCCGCGACGTTTGCCCAACCCATGGGCCCCTCAGTACGCCGGCTGATCCTGGAACACAACCTCGACCCGACACAGATCAAAGGCACGGGACGGGAGGGCCGTCTGACCAAGCAAGACGTCCTGGATTATCTGGAATCCCGAAAACGCAAAGCCCTCGAAGAAACCGCGCCAGCACCGAAACCGGAACCGGAACCGGCAGCAAAGGAGAAACCGTCGGCCCCTGCGCCAGAAGGTCGGGGCGAACGGCGTGTGCCCATGAGCAGGCTCCGTGCCCGTATTGCCGAGCGCATGATCGAGGCGCAGCATACGACTGCGACGCTGACCACCTTCAACGAAGTCAATATGCAGAAGATCTTCGACCTGCGGAACGAGCACCGAGCTCGCTTCGAGCAGCGGTATAAGATCAAGCTTGGCCTCATGTCCTTTTTCGTCAAAGCGGTGGTAGAGGGACTCAGACGCTTTCCGATCATCAATGCTTCAGTCGACGGAAACGATATCGTTTACCACGATTATTACGACATCGGTATTGCGGTATCGACCGATCGTGGACTGGTGGTGCCAATCCTACGTGACGCCGACCGTCTCGATTTCGCCGAGATCGAAAAGGCCATCGTCGATTTTTCGCAGAGGGCTCGAGACGGCAAACTCAGTTTCGAAGAACTGAGCGGCGGTACCTTCACCATCACCAACGGCGGTATATTCGGCTCCATGCTCTCGACCCCCATCCTCAATCCGCCGCAGAGTGCCATTCTCGGCATGCATGCCATCAAGGAGCGACCTGTGGTGGAAAACGGGCAGATTGTGATCAGGCCAATGATTTATCTAGCCCTTTCCTATGATCATCGCATCATTGACGGCCGCGAAGCGGTGACTTTTCTGTTCACCTTGAAGGAACTGCTGGAAGACCCGGTCAGATTGTTTCTCAAGATCTGA
- the moaA gene encoding GTP 3',8-cyclase MoaA: protein MAALSTQLIDRFGRRVSYVRISITDRCDFRCLYCMNEDTVFLPRAQILTLEEILTVAKAFVELGVEKIRITGGEPLVRKGAIDLLHEIGKLRGLRELVLTTNGSQLEKTAPLLKSAGVKRINVSLDSLKPDRFREMTRVGDCAKVLRGIDAALDVGFERLKINSVVLKNRNHDEVGDLVAYAIAKGIDISFIEEMPLGLVEGHDRASEYYSSDEIKRDLDQRFTLLPTPETTGGPSRYYRVSGTNTRVGFISPHSHNFCASCNRVRVTAEGRLLLCLGNEHSIDLKRVLRANPGDMPKLKHAIVESMSIKPERHHFDIKAQPVIFRHMNATGG, encoded by the coding sequence ATGGCGGCTTTATCCACGCAATTGATTGACCGTTTCGGGCGGCGCGTCAGTTATGTTCGTATTTCCATCACCGACCGCTGCGACTTCCGCTGCCTTTATTGCATGAACGAAGACACGGTCTTTCTGCCGCGTGCCCAGATCCTGACGCTCGAGGAAATCCTCACCGTCGCTAAGGCATTCGTGGAGCTCGGCGTGGAAAAGATCAGGATCACGGGCGGAGAGCCGCTGGTCCGCAAGGGTGCGATCGATCTCTTGCATGAAATCGGAAAGTTGCGGGGGTTGAGAGAGCTGGTCTTAACTACCAACGGCTCGCAACTGGAAAAGACCGCTCCTCTGCTGAAGTCGGCCGGAGTCAAGCGCATCAATGTCAGTCTCGATTCGTTGAAGCCCGATCGATTCCGGGAAATGACCCGCGTAGGTGACTGCGCCAAAGTGCTGCGAGGCATCGATGCCGCCCTGGATGTGGGTTTTGAGAGACTCAAGATCAATTCCGTCGTACTCAAGAACCGCAATCACGACGAAGTGGGTGATTTGGTTGCCTATGCGATCGCCAAGGGTATCGACATCAGTTTCATAGAGGAAATGCCCTTAGGTCTGGTCGAGGGGCATGATCGTGCCAGCGAATATTATTCTAGCGATGAGATCAAGCGCGATCTCGACCAGCGGTTTACCTTGCTGCCCACTCCGGAAACGACAGGCGGACCTTCCCGATATTATCGGGTGTCCGGTACCAATACCCGTGTGGGGTTCATTTCCCCGCACAGCCACAATTTCTGCGCAAGCTGCAATCGCGTTAGAGTGACGGCAGAAGGGCGATTGCTGCTCTGTTTGGGCAACGAACACTCAATCGACCTAAAACGGGTTTTGCGCGCCAATCCCGGCGATATGCCAAAGCTGAAACACGCGATCGTCGAATCGATGTCGATCAAGCCCGAGCGGCATCATTTCGACATCAAGGCTCAGCCCGTCATTTTTCGCCACATGAACGCCACCGGCGGCTGA